In Bacillus sp. Cs-700, one genomic interval encodes:
- a CDS encoding YhcN/YlaJ family sporulation lipoprotein, with product MRKTILTLSTMMLAGGLIGCTADNEAMDTRYNNDSTRPIGYYTSENNNGDYREGPVTDMVDRDYANGVKAPDTKQIDKRNGMNGPGYMRTDDNYSGYDNELSKRLAKRINKLKNVDDSRVIVYGDQIMIGVDTNDKNDADVKDKVRSEVAKVTKQKNISISTDEDVFGRMGDVNNRLADGKGFEEVQSDVNAILNDIGNAAKRPFENNK from the coding sequence TTGAGAAAAACGATACTGACGCTTTCTACAATGATGCTTGCAGGTGGGTTAATCGGATGTACGGCTGATAATGAGGCAATGGATACGCGTTATAATAATGATTCCACACGTCCGATTGGATACTACACTAGTGAAAATAATAACGGGGACTACCGAGAAGGTCCCGTTACAGACATGGTGGATCGCGATTATGCAAACGGGGTTAAAGCCCCAGATACAAAGCAAATTGATAAACGTAATGGGATGAATGGACCAGGTTACATGCGAACCGATGATAATTATTCAGGTTATGACAATGAATTGTCTAAACGACTTGCGAAGCGCATCAATAAGCTTAAAAACGTGGATGACTCTCGTGTTATTGTATACGGAGATCAGATTATGATCGGCGTCGATACGAATGACAAAAATGATGCGGATGTAAAAGATAAAGTCCGTAGCGAAGTAGCGAAAGTGACTAAGCAGAAAAATATTTCGATTTCAACGGATGAAGATGTATTTGGTCGAATGGGTGATGTGAACAATCGTCTGGCAGATGGCAAAGGTTTTGAAGAAGTTCAGTCTGATGTTAATGCGATTCTAAATGATATCGGCAATGCAGCAAAACGACCTTTTGAAAACAACAAGTAA
- a CDS encoding IscS subfamily cysteine desulfurase has translation MIYLDYAASTPISDIALHAYTQSAKQFFANTESAHNAGTDATHLLENARRSIASLLNGDPNGIYFTSGGTEANVLALQSIVKTYSQGHIITSSAEHSSVLNTFSQLEREGYHVTYLPYNESGQISLESLIKAIRTDTILVSITFGNSEIGTLQPIKKIGKELAKRRILFHTDAVQAFGKVDIDVNELYLTAVSVSSHKLHGPKGVGACYISPSISWKQSLPGTVHENGFRPGTVNVPGIFSFAAAAEDAINRLNADRKKFTNLRAHLVKELSHPNIVIEGEQGLPHIIGIRIKGLEGQYVMLELNRKGIAVSTGSACSIGQHQPSKTLRAMGRTSDEARELVRISFGRDTTMQEIEKAVDGFKEILTRCSVTKI, from the coding sequence ATGATTTATCTTGATTATGCAGCGTCAACCCCAATCTCTGATATAGCTTTACATGCCTATACGCAATCCGCCAAACAATTCTTTGCAAACACTGAGAGTGCTCATAATGCCGGTACAGATGCTACTCATTTATTAGAAAATGCTCGTCGCTCCATCGCCTCGCTACTAAATGGCGACCCGAACGGAATTTATTTCACCTCAGGTGGAACAGAAGCAAATGTCTTAGCACTCCAAAGTATTGTAAAAACATATTCACAAGGACATATCATTACATCAAGCGCTGAGCATTCTTCTGTATTAAATACATTTTCACAACTCGAACGTGAAGGTTACCATGTGACATACCTTCCTTATAACGAAAGCGGACAAATATCTCTTGAAAGTCTAATTAAAGCTATTCGTACAGACACCATTTTAGTTTCGATTACTTTTGGAAATAGTGAGATCGGTACTCTCCAACCTATTAAGAAGATCGGCAAAGAGCTAGCGAAACGTCGGATTTTATTTCACACGGATGCCGTTCAAGCTTTCGGAAAAGTGGATATTGATGTAAATGAGTTGTATCTTACTGCCGTATCCGTTTCTTCTCATAAATTACATGGACCAAAGGGCGTTGGAGCTTGCTATATATCGCCCTCGATTTCATGGAAGCAAAGTTTACCAGGGACTGTTCACGAAAATGGATTCCGTCCTGGTACTGTGAATGTTCCAGGTATTTTCTCCTTTGCTGCCGCTGCCGAGGATGCGATTAACCGATTGAATGCCGACCGAAAAAAATTCACAAACTTACGCGCTCACCTCGTGAAAGAATTGTCACATCCGAATATTGTCATTGAAGGGGAACAAGGACTACCGCACATTATCGGTATCCGGATTAAAGGGCTTGAAGGGCAATATGTTATGTTAGAGTTAAACCGTAAAGGTATCGCTGTCTCAACGGGCTCAGCTTGCTCGATCGGCCAACATCAACCTTCGAAAACTTTGCGGGCGATGGGAAGAACGAGTGATGAGGCAAGAGAACTCGTCCGCATCAGTTTTGGACGAGACACAACCATGCAAGAAATAGAAAAAGCCGTAGACGGATTTAAAGAAATCCTTACACGCTGTTCCGTAACAAAGATATAA
- a CDS encoding transcription repressor NadR: MGQDGEKILGENRRSLLLQWLKESEKPLTGSDLSSRTNVSRQVIVQDISLLKARNEPIIATSQGYIMFNTERENKKYEQVIACKHSPKDTKNELYTIVDHGGTVKDVTVEHPLYGHLTASLFVGNRLEADQFLSKLSMTNASLLSELTSGVHLHTIEANSKTQLEAVIQALKEQGFLLEQD; this comes from the coding sequence ATGGGACAAGATGGAGAAAAAATATTAGGAGAGAATCGAAGATCACTCCTTCTTCAGTGGCTAAAAGAAAGCGAGAAACCACTAACAGGAAGTGATTTATCGAGTCGTACGAATGTTAGCCGTCAAGTAATCGTTCAGGATATTTCGTTATTAAAAGCAAGAAATGAACCGATTATTGCAACTTCACAAGGATATATCATGTTTAATACCGAAAGAGAAAACAAGAAGTATGAGCAGGTTATCGCCTGCAAGCATTCACCCAAAGATACAAAAAATGAGCTTTATACGATTGTAGATCACGGAGGGACTGTTAAAGATGTTACCGTCGAACACCCATTATACGGGCATTTAACAGCTTCCCTTTTCGTAGGGAATCGCCTTGAAGCAGATCAATTTTTATCAAAGCTTTCTATGACAAATGCCTCCCTTTTATCTGAACTTACTTCAGGAGTGCACCTTCATACCATTGAAGCAAATTCTAAAACACAGCTTGAAGCTGTCATTCAGGCATTAAAAGAACAAGGTTTTTTGTTAGAACAAGATTAG
- a CDS encoding ACT domain-containing protein, which translates to MSKEDKNFYLVREDVLSDSMLKTLQAKLLLESGTVESVREAIDEVGVSRSAFYKYRDTILPFHTMIIEQIVTLSVHLEDRSGALSRVLSTVAQLGCNLLTINQTIPLQGYATVILTMEIGESNLRLNDLLVKIKEIEAVNNAEIIGSGA; encoded by the coding sequence ATGAGCAAAGAAGACAAGAATTTTTATCTTGTTCGAGAAGATGTTTTATCTGATTCGATGTTAAAAACGCTACAGGCGAAACTTCTTCTTGAAAGTGGAACGGTTGAATCTGTCAGAGAAGCCATTGATGAAGTAGGGGTAAGCCGTAGTGCCTTTTATAAATATCGTGATACGATCTTACCGTTTCATACGATGATCATTGAACAGATTGTAACACTTTCTGTTCACCTTGAGGATCGTTCAGGGGCGCTCTCAAGAGTGCTAAGTACAGTCGCACAGCTCGGTTGTAATTTATTAACGATCAACCAAACGATCCCTCTACAGGGCTATGCTACGGTTATCTTAACAATGGAAATTGGAGAATCCAATCTACGCTTAAACGATTTACTTGTAAAAATAAAAGAAATTGAAGCGGTTAACAATGCTGAAATTATTGGATCTGGAGCATAG
- the nadA gene encoding quinolinate synthase NadA, giving the protein MNILDALKKPGLPERYNNFTDEEMVKRVVAIKAEMGERLYLPAHHYQKDEVVQFADDTGDSLQLAQLAARNKKAEAIVFCGVHFMAETADILTEDHQTVILPDMRAGCSMADMADIHQTERAWTKLQSRFGDTVLPLTYVNSTAAIKAFVGKNGGATVTSSNAMAMVDWSFTQKERILFLPDQHLGRNTAYELGVPLEAMAVWDPITDTLEYEGDVDAVKVILWKGHCSVHEKFTVENIEEVRQRFSDVNVIVHPECSFDVVERSDFSGSTKMIIETIEQAKPGSKWAIGTEMNLVNRIIQQHQNKTIVSLNPNMCPCLTMNRIDLPHLLWALEEVQQGKKTNQIKVQEETAYYANQALDRMLERA; this is encoded by the coding sequence ATGAACATTTTAGATGCATTAAAAAAACCTGGTCTTCCAGAACGATATAATAACTTTACCGATGAGGAAATGGTTAAGAGGGTTGTAGCGATTAAAGCTGAGATGGGGGAAAGGTTATACCTGCCTGCCCATCATTATCAAAAAGATGAAGTTGTTCAGTTTGCAGATGATACAGGAGATTCTCTTCAACTGGCACAGTTAGCTGCGCGAAATAAAAAAGCAGAAGCGATCGTGTTTTGTGGGGTTCATTTCATGGCCGAAACCGCTGATATTTTAACAGAAGACCATCAAACAGTGATTCTTCCTGATATGCGTGCAGGTTGTTCAATGGCAGACATGGCTGATATTCATCAAACAGAGCGCGCCTGGACAAAGCTTCAATCACGTTTTGGTGATACGGTTCTTCCTTTAACGTATGTCAATTCAACGGCTGCGATAAAAGCGTTTGTTGGGAAAAATGGAGGGGCAACAGTGACATCATCTAATGCAATGGCGATGGTAGACTGGAGCTTTACTCAGAAAGAACGTATATTGTTTTTGCCAGATCAACATCTCGGAAGAAATACCGCTTATGAACTTGGTGTTCCTTTAGAAGCAATGGCCGTATGGGATCCAATCACGGATACGCTAGAGTACGAAGGGGATGTTGATGCAGTAAAAGTGATATTATGGAAAGGTCATTGCTCAGTGCATGAGAAATTTACTGTCGAAAACATAGAAGAAGTAAGACAGCGTTTTTCAGATGTGAATGTCATTGTTCATCCTGAGTGCAGTTTTGACGTAGTGGAACGGTCGGATTTCTCTGGTTCTACAAAAATGATTATTGAGACAATCGAACAGGCAAAACCAGGTTCAAAATGGGCGATTGGTACGGAAATGAACCTGGTTAACCGCATTATACAGCAACATCAAAATAAAACGATTGTTTCCTTAAACCCAAACATGTGCCCATGCCTAACTATGAATCGTATTGATTTACCGCATCTCCTATGGGCACTTGAAGAAGTCCAGCAAGGAAAGAAAACCAATCAAATTAAAGTACAGGAAGAAACAGCTTATTACGCAAATCAAGCGTTGGATCGTATGCTCGAACGTGCATAG
- the nadB gene encoding L-aspartate oxidase, with translation MNQVSTEVLVIGSGVAGLMVAELLSLEKNVTIITKSKLGESNSKLAQGGIAAATTEEDSWTNHFFDTIRAGVFHNNEELTELLVKRGPMQLRHLINLGVRFDKSMNGEYQRCKEGAHSVSRIFHAGGDATGEEIIHTLINRVKKRCTILEDHLAIDLLIEKGQCTGAKVINQAGDTLIVNAAYTLLATGGAGQLYPVTSNHPAITGDGLAMAYRAGAILTDLEFMQFHPTMYAGDADHSFLISEAVRGEGGVLVTANGERLMEGKHEQCDLAPRDIVARAIHEEVLPVYLDISMISKFEERFPTIARQCKNHNVDLAKGMIPVKPGAHFLMGGVITDHVGRTSLDGLFALGEVAHTGVHGANRLASNSLLEGIVFAREAAEWILHHHRDVRKRELIVQDSRLSQPSLLLHELKETMDEFVGMKRTSEGLSYALKLLHPVSTDEVGKLDFQSVERANMGLVSWLMATSAVLRKESRGAHYRADYPKQLQEWKQKRILRGIYRDDWVKSQERSRTIFH, from the coding sequence ATGAATCAAGTTAGTACTGAAGTATTAGTGATAGGTAGCGGTGTTGCTGGATTAATGGTAGCTGAACTTCTTTCATTGGAAAAGAATGTGACGATTATCACAAAGTCAAAGCTCGGTGAAAGCAATTCCAAGCTTGCTCAAGGTGGAATTGCTGCAGCTACCACCGAAGAGGATAGTTGGACAAATCATTTTTTTGATACGATCAGAGCTGGCGTTTTTCATAACAACGAAGAACTTACTGAGCTCCTCGTTAAAAGAGGTCCAATGCAACTAAGGCACCTCATCAACTTGGGTGTGCGATTTGATAAAAGCATGAATGGTGAGTATCAAAGATGTAAAGAAGGAGCGCATAGCGTATCGCGAATTTTTCATGCCGGTGGTGACGCCACAGGCGAAGAAATCATCCATACACTAATTAATCGAGTGAAAAAACGATGTACCATTCTAGAAGATCATCTGGCGATTGACCTACTTATCGAAAAAGGACAATGTACCGGAGCTAAAGTGATCAATCAAGCTGGAGATACTTTGATTGTTAATGCGGCTTATACGCTACTTGCAACAGGGGGAGCTGGGCAGCTCTATCCAGTAACGTCAAATCATCCAGCCATTACAGGAGATGGACTTGCAATGGCTTATCGGGCTGGAGCGATATTAACGGATCTTGAATTCATGCAATTTCACCCAACGATGTATGCCGGGGATGCCGATCACTCTTTCCTAATATCTGAGGCTGTTCGTGGTGAAGGTGGCGTATTGGTTACAGCTAATGGAGAGCGTCTCATGGAAGGGAAACACGAGCAATGCGACCTTGCGCCAAGAGATATTGTAGCGAGAGCGATTCACGAAGAAGTGTTGCCAGTTTACCTAGATATCTCTATGATTTCGAAGTTTGAAGAGAGATTTCCGACAATTGCGAGGCAATGTAAGAACCATAATGTGGATTTGGCAAAAGGAATGATTCCTGTGAAACCTGGTGCTCATTTTCTTATGGGTGGCGTTATAACTGATCACGTTGGTAGAACTTCTCTTGATGGGTTATTTGCTCTTGGAGAAGTTGCTCATACAGGTGTTCACGGAGCTAATCGCCTGGCCAGCAACTCTCTTTTAGAGGGGATTGTTTTTGCGCGTGAAGCAGCTGAGTGGATTTTGCATCATCACCGAGACGTAAGAAAAAGAGAGTTAATAGTGCAAGATTCGAGATTATCTCAACCCTCACTATTACTCCATGAACTAAAAGAAACCATGGATGAATTTGTTGGAATGAAAAGAACAAGCGAGGGGCTAAGTTATGCGCTTAAATTACTTCACCCCGTTTCAACGGACGAAGTTGGTAAGTTGGATTTTCAGTCAGTTGAACGAGCGAATATGGGGCTAGTCAGCTGGCTAATGGCAACTTCTGCCGTTTTACGTAAAGAAAGCCGTGGTGCTCATTACCGAGCAGACTATCCGAAGCAGTTGCAAGAATGGAAGCAAAAAAGAATACTTAGGGGGATTTATCGGGATGATTGGGTTAAAAGTCAGGAAAGATCTCGAACAATTTTTCATTGA
- the safA gene encoding SafA/ExsA family spore coat assembly protein, with product MKIHVVQKGDTLWKIAKKYGVDFEQLKAVNTQLKNPNMIMPGMKVKVPSGGVPVKKKEMPIKEMKKEMPKKKEAPMKPVEKPSMTMPINNELNMGLNMNMNMNMMPQEEKPKKVKPKETKPEKKVEEKKAPEKKPVEKAKKIAEKKPVEKANKAENLFYPMNDEEVLSEYESSSMEMPPPPMNQGYPNNNVAGAMSYANKEYNGGYPGYPTSVGGAHMGYPNNQNVAGAYNNPNQNVAGANMNNYGMGEESSEVAGAYESYSEKGNNGSVAGMQSWGNPNENVAGAYEGYGHKANNGGYPGSVAGMQSWGNPNENVAGAYEGYGQKGNNGGYPGSVAGMQSWGNPNENVAGAYEGYGQKGNNGGYPGSVAGMQSWGNPNENVAGAHEGYGKKGNNGGYPGSVAGMQSWGNPNENVAGAYEGYGQKGNNGGYPGSVAGMQSWGNPNENVAGAYEGYGQKGNNGGYPGSVAGMQSWGNPNENVAGASMGYGNGMAPYGNEEYPEAVMGAYGYPNQNVGGMMMPPGYPTQPMYQQHNCGCGGSQVSPYQQMAPYANPGYVQGANKAPMMDYMGMESSYAESR from the coding sequence TTGAAAATACATGTCGTTCAAAAAGGCGATACTTTATGGAAAATCGCTAAAAAATACGGTGTTGATTTTGAACAATTAAAAGCTGTTAATACACAGCTTAAGAATCCTAATATGATTATGCCAGGTATGAAAGTGAAAGTACCTTCGGGTGGTGTTCCCGTTAAGAAGAAAGAAATGCCGATCAAAGAAATGAAAAAAGAAATGCCTAAGAAAAAAGAAGCGCCGATGAAGCCAGTGGAAAAGCCGTCTATGACAATGCCGATCAACAATGAGTTAAACATGGGGTTAAATATGAACATGAACATGAATATGATGCCTCAGGAAGAAAAGCCTAAGAAAGTGAAACCAAAAGAAACAAAGCCTGAAAAGAAAGTTGAAGAGAAGAAAGCACCGGAGAAAAAACCGGTTGAGAAAGCGAAGAAAATCGCTGAGAAAAAACCAGTTGAAAAAGCAAATAAAGCAGAGAATTTATTTTATCCAATGAACGATGAGGAAGTGCTCAGTGAGTATGAATCATCATCAATGGAAATGCCACCGCCGCCAATGAATCAAGGATACCCTAATAACAACGTAGCTGGAGCCATGAGCTATGCGAATAAAGAATATAACGGTGGCTATCCAGGCTACCCAACATCAGTAGGCGGAGCTCACATGGGCTATCCTAATAACCAAAACGTAGCTGGAGCATACAACAATCCGAATCAAAATGTAGCTGGGGCGAACATGAACAATTATGGGATGGGCGAAGAAAGCTCTGAAGTAGCCGGAGCATATGAAAGCTATAGTGAAAAAGGAAACAATGGTTCAGTAGCAGGCATGCAGTCATGGGGGAATCCAAACGAAAACGTAGCTGGAGCATATGAAGGCTACGGTCATAAAGCGAACAATGGAGGCTACCCTGGCTCAGTAGCGGGCATGCAATCATGGGGGAATCCAAACGAAAACGTGGCCGGAGCATATGAAGGTTACGGTCAAAAAGGTAATAATGGAGGCTACCCTGGCTCAGTAGCGGGCATGCAATCATGGGGGAATCCAAACGAGAACGTAGCTGGAGCATATGAAGGCTACGGTCAAAAAGGGAACAATGGAGGCTATCCTGGCTCAGTAGCAGGCATGCAGTCATGGGGGAATCCAAACGAAAACGTGGCCGGAGCGCATGAAGGTTATGGTAAAAAAGGGAATAATGGAGGCTATCCTGGCTCAGTAGCGGGCATGCAATCATGGGGGAATCCAAACGAGAATGTAGCTGGAGCATATGAAGGTTACGGTCAAAAAGGGAATAATGGAGGCTACCCTGGCTCAGTAGCGGGCATGCAATCATGGGGGAATCCAAACGAGAACGTAGCCGGAGCATATGAAGGTTACGGTCAAAAAGGGAATAATGGAGGCTACCCTGGCTCAGTAGCGGGCATGCAATCATGGGGGAATCCAAACGAGAACGTAGCTGGAGCCTCAATGGGGTATGGTAATGGAATGGCGCCGTATGGCAATGAAGAATATCCAGAAGCTGTGATGGGGGCATATGGTTATCCGAATCAAAATGTAGGTGGAATGATGATGCCTCCTGGCTATCCAACTCAGCCGATGTATCAGCAGCATAACTGCGGGTGTGGGGGGAGTCAAGTCTCTCCGTATCAACAAATGGCACCATATGCAAACCCTGGATACGTTCAGGGAGCTAATAAGGCTCCAATGATGGATTATATGGGAATGGAAAGTAGCTATGCGGAATCACGCTAG
- a CDS encoding phosphotransferase, translated as MKATPRKETVFKQIEISSVATSFVSYLPFSDGEWIKESGGLMFACMKTIQGRALNYALKEDRLLAVEKIAHFHEEVQGTSCDYIPSLALIPKWTNRFVRFKQDIEGNVYPPQQEKLIHFYLSIGERVVSQMKEVARLEETALRHRYIIHGDPAHHNYIFNRNQLRLIDGDLISYAPREYDYLQLLNRMLPHCNWSLDEWQESHIYPLRQCIETPFLKKLLAYPADFYREWLVNPSVRNELLVKTEEQHSKRAEFVHNVL; from the coding sequence TTGAAAGCTACACCAAGAAAAGAGACCGTCTTTAAACAAATTGAAATTTCGTCCGTTGCAACATCCTTTGTTTCTTATCTTCCTTTCTCAGATGGCGAATGGATAAAAGAAAGTGGTGGGCTCATGTTTGCATGTATGAAGACAATACAAGGACGAGCGCTTAATTATGCATTAAAGGAAGATCGTCTTCTAGCGGTTGAGAAAATTGCACATTTTCATGAAGAAGTTCAAGGGACGAGTTGTGATTATATTCCATCGCTTGCGCTTATTCCAAAATGGACGAACCGCTTCGTTCGTTTCAAACAAGATATCGAAGGCAATGTGTATCCTCCTCAGCAAGAAAAGCTTATTCATTTTTATTTGTCAATAGGTGAACGCGTTGTCTCTCAGATGAAAGAAGTGGCACGACTTGAAGAAACTGCTTTACGTCACCGCTATATTATTCACGGCGACCCTGCACATCATAATTACATCTTTAATAGGAATCAATTACGATTGATTGATGGCGATTTGATTAGCTATGCACCACGCGAATATGATTATTTACAGCTATTAAACCGAATGCTTCCTCACTGTAATTGGTCCCTTGATGAATGGCAAGAATCGCATATTTATCCGCTACGTCAATGTATTGAAACCCCTTTTCTTAAAAAACTTCTTGCCTATCCTGCCGATTTTTACCGGGAATGGTTAGTGAATCCTAGTGTAAGAAATGAATTGTTAGTAAAAACTGAAGAACAGCATTCAAAACGTGCCGAATTTGTTCATAATGTACTTTAA
- the nadC gene encoding carboxylating nicotinate-nucleotide diphosphorylase — MIGLKVRKDLEQFFIEDIGTSDLSSELLFPSDEQSEALFIAKESGFFCGREVIEIGFRILDERSRVEVYVTDGDVVQRGDVIASVKGKVRALLTGERVILNLIQRMSGVATMTARAVELLNDPSIRVCDTRKTTPGLRMYEKYAVRCGGGVNHRITLDGGVMLKDNHIAQFGSIEKAVSHVKKRLGHMTKIEVETSTEEEVIEAVKAQADVIMFDNCSPKEVAAYAKLVPYPLISEASGGITLDNLAAYRQTGVTMISLGCLTHSVKSLDISLRMKGEVK, encoded by the coding sequence ATGATTGGGTTAAAAGTCAGGAAAGATCTCGAACAATTTTTCATTGAAGATATAGGAACTTCGGATTTGTCGAGTGAGCTGCTATTTCCTTCAGACGAGCAATCAGAAGCGCTATTTATAGCAAAAGAAAGTGGTTTTTTTTGTGGCCGAGAAGTGATTGAAATTGGTTTTCGAATACTTGATGAAAGAAGTCGCGTTGAGGTTTACGTGACAGATGGTGATGTTGTTCAAAGGGGGGACGTTATTGCTTCTGTAAAAGGGAAAGTACGAGCATTACTAACAGGGGAGCGCGTTATTTTAAATCTGATTCAGCGAATGAGCGGTGTAGCTACGATGACGGCTCGAGCAGTTGAACTTCTTAACGATCCTTCTATACGTGTTTGTGATACGAGGAAAACGACGCCGGGTCTTCGGATGTATGAAAAGTATGCAGTGAGGTGCGGAGGTGGGGTTAATCATCGAATAACCCTTGATGGTGGCGTAATGCTAAAAGATAATCACATTGCACAGTTTGGAAGTATTGAAAAAGCAGTATCACATGTAAAGAAACGCCTTGGACATATGACTAAAATCGAAGTGGAGACATCAACGGAAGAGGAAGTTATAGAAGCTGTAAAAGCTCAGGCTGACGTGATTATGTTTGATAACTGTTCGCCAAAAGAAGTGGCCGCATATGCGAAATTAGTTCCCTACCCGCTAATTTCAGAAGCGTCAGGAGGCATTACGCTTGATAATCTTGCAGCTTATCGTCAAACGGGTGTTACGATGATTTCGTTAGGTTGCTTAACCCATTCTGTTAAAAGTCTTGATATTAGTTTACGTATGAAAGGGGAAGTGAAATGA
- the pheA gene encoding prephenate dehydratase produces the protein MDTKKKIGFLGPEGTFTEIAAKTLFDEEVRTPFPTIRACLEAVENGDVDYGVVPLENTIEGSVNMTLDLLSQQVSLPIVGELVLPIRQHLLIHPDQQDWKKVKRVLSHPHAIAQCHVFLQQELPEAELSNAPSTSAAAEHVQHSGKIEEAAIGNELAAEKYGLTIAQGDIHDTEDNDTRFLVLHKTAEALPKTPLFREDRVTYKIILPSDYPGALHQVLAAFAWRNLNLTKIESRPMKTGLGNYFFIIDVERPNRDVLLKGVMEEIQALGIGISVLGEYPCFVVNPR, from the coding sequence ATGGATACCAAAAAAAAGATAGGTTTTCTTGGGCCAGAAGGAACGTTTACAGAAATTGCAGCAAAAACGTTATTTGATGAGGAGGTTCGTACACCTTTTCCAACCATACGCGCTTGCCTTGAAGCGGTGGAAAACGGAGACGTCGATTATGGTGTTGTTCCGCTAGAAAATACGATAGAAGGTTCTGTTAATATGACGCTTGACCTGCTCTCACAACAAGTATCACTACCAATCGTTGGAGAGCTCGTTTTGCCGATCAGACAGCACTTGCTTATTCATCCTGATCAACAGGATTGGAAAAAAGTAAAGCGTGTCCTTTCGCATCCGCATGCGATTGCCCAATGTCATGTCTTTCTTCAACAAGAGTTACCTGAAGCAGAGCTCAGTAATGCACCTTCAACAAGTGCTGCTGCTGAACATGTGCAACACTCTGGGAAGATTGAAGAGGCGGCAATCGGGAATGAACTTGCTGCAGAAAAATACGGTTTAACGATTGCTCAGGGTGATATTCATGATACGGAAGATAATGACACGCGGTTTCTAGTGTTACACAAAACAGCTGAAGCTTTACCGAAAACCCCCTTATTCCGCGAAGACCGCGTCACATACAAAATTATTCTTCCTTCTGATTATCCTGGAGCACTGCATCAAGTGCTTGCAGCATTTGCGTGGCGCAATCTTAACTTAACAAAAATCGAGTCACGCCCGATGAAAACAGGACTTGGAAATTACTTTTTTATTATCGATGTAGAACGTCCTAACCGTGATGTGCTGTTAAAAGGTGTCATGGAGGAAATACAAGCGCTTGGCATTGGAATTTCTGTACTAGGCGAGTATCCATGTTTCGTCGTAAATCCTAGATAA